The Mercurialis annua linkage group LG2, ddMerAnnu1.2, whole genome shotgun sequence genome contains a region encoding:
- the LOC126668344 gene encoding uncharacterized protein LOC126668344, translated as MDQFLTGIATMATAQAENQNMQREQLLQQQQRLAGNADRDIVLAYMHLKPTEFDGSGDALDFLEEVERNSRSLQANERQSIILVEMSMKGTAKDWFQRIIQPTMGQMTWAEFVNIFREYFLPYSVMELHRYRLLDLSKGDRSVQEYVTYYTRLSRFAPDLMVDPVRVNTRFMRGLGFDFVSLMVDVNRDLVHLIDSARQIETSLIQFGRLPDHSRKVPTRSEYA; from the coding sequence ATGGATCAGTTCTTGACTGGGATTGCAACTATGGCAACTGCCCAAGCGGAGAACCAGAATATGCAACGAGAACAGCTGCTACAACAGCAGCAACGTTTGGCTGGAAATGCTGATCGGGATATTGTATTGGCCTATATGCACCTTAAGCCAACGGAATTTGATGGTTCCGGAGACGCATTAGACTTTCTAGAAGAAGTGGAACGTAACTCTAGAAGTCTCCAGGCTAATGAGAGACAGTCGATCATTTTAGTGGAAATGTCGATGAAAGGGACAGCAAAGGACTGGTTCCAACGTATAATTCAGCCGACAATGGGTCAAATGACGTGGGCTGAATTTGTTAATATTTTCAGGGAGTATTTTCTTCCGTATTCAGTAATGGAGTTACATCGTTATCGATTATTGGATCTGAGCAAAGGAGATAGGTCGGTGCAAGAATATGTTACATATTATACAAGGTTAAGTCGATTTGCACCTGATTTGATGGTAGACCCGGTAAGGGTGAACACTAGGTTTATGAGAGGCTTAGGGTTTGACTTTGTGAGCTTAATGGTAGATGTGAATAGGGATTTAGTTCATCTGATAGATAGCGCCCGACAGATCGAGACTTCCTTGATTCAGTTTGGACGACTCCCAGATCATTCTAGAAAGGTACCAACCAGAAGTGAATATGCTTAG